From Erigeron canadensis isolate Cc75 chromosome 8, C_canadensis_v1, whole genome shotgun sequence, one genomic window encodes:
- the LOC122580609 gene encoding cytochrome P450 76C1-like, whose product MLACLWLSKLTKLSGTSPALPPGPRTLPIVGYLPFLRPDLHMQLTSMGNTYGPIFKFYIGSKLQVVINTPELIKEVVRHQDEIFANRNVTVAASVFSSGGQDLVFSKYDSNWRKLRKIFVDGILSNKNLEACGYFRKDEVRKTIKNVFSKVGTAVNISEISFLTSTNVVKRMIWENSTDEGAKYNHLGTELQMVSTKIVEIMGQPNLSDFFPCLSWFDIQGVARNMKMQLEKLDRIFTSIIDDRVKSNISKLSENGIGQEITRKDFLQILLELKDKKSLTITEIKSLLLEIMIGATESTTTLIEWTMAEILQNPKVKKRILEELEDIVGINNIVEESHLGKLEYLDATIKETFRLHPVTPYLIPREPSQDCIVGGFKVPKGSVIFLNVWSVQRDPRYWDNPLDFYPERFLSDTKVDKFDYNGHNTKFMPFGSGRRVCAGLRLAEKIQMFILASLLHSFDWCLPEGEEHDLSEKFGITLSKKKALVAIPSQRLPDVSLYL is encoded by the exons ATGTTGGCATGTTTATGGTTGTCTAAGCTCACTAAACTTTCGGGCACCTCGCCAGCATTGCCACCAGGTCCCCGTACCTTGCCAATTGTTGGGTACCTTCCCTTTCTTCGTCCGGATTTACATATGCAGTTGACCAGCATGGGTAACACTTACGGCCCCATCTTCAAGTTCTATATAGGAAGCAAACTTCAAGTCGTTATAAACACCCCGGAGTTAATAAAGGAGGTGGTCCGTCACCAAGACGAGATCTTTGCTAACCGCAACGTTACCGTGGCAGCGTCAGTTTTTTCAAGTGGGGGCCAAGATTTAGTATTTTCTAAGTACGACTCCAACTGGCGTAAGCTTCGCAAGATCTTTGTGGACGGGATTCTAAGCAACAAGAACCTTGAAGCATGTGGTTATTTCCGAAAGGATGAAGTTAGAAAAACCATCAAGAATGTTTTTAGTAAAGTTGGTACCGCAGTCAACATCAGCGAGATTTCATTCTTGACATCAACCAATGTTGTAAAAAGAATGATTTGGGAAAACTCGACAGATGAAGGGGCAAAATACAACCATCTGGGAACTGAGTTACAGATGGTGAGCACCAAGATCGTTGAAATCATGGGACAACCGAATTTGTCCGATTTCTTCCCGTGTCTTTCATGGTTTGACATACAAGGGGTTGCCCGGAACATGAAGATGCAACTTGAAAAACTAGACAGGATATTCACAAGTATCATTGACGATCGAGTCAAATCTAACATTTCCAAATTGTCGGAGAATGGAATTGGTCAAGAAATTACTAGGAAAGATTTCTTACAAATCTTGTTGGAGCTCAAAGACAAAAAATCACTTACCATCACTGAAATAAAGTCACTTCTCCTC GAAATTATGATTGGAGCAACGGAATCAACCACAACGTTGATAGAATGGACAATGGCTGAGATTTTACAAAATcctaaagtaaagaaaaggATTCTAGAAGAATTAGAAGATATTGTAGGTATAAATAACATTGTCGAAGAATCTCATCTCGGGAAACTAGAATACCTAGATGCTACGATTAAGGAAACATTTCGGCTGCACCCTGTAACCCCTTACTTAATCCCGCGGGAACCAAGCCAAGATTGCATAGTGGGTGGATTCAAAGTACCAAAGGGTTCTGTCATCTTTCTAAATGTTTGGTCCGTTCAGCGGGATCCTCGATATTGGGACAATCCTTTGGATTTCTATCCCGAGAGGTTCTTGAGTGACACTAAGGTAGACAAATTTGACTACAATGGACACAATACGAAGTTCATGCCATTTGGCTCGGGAAGAAGAGTGTGTGCAGGTCTTCGATTAGCCGAGAAAATTCAAATGTTTATTTTGGCTTCATTGTTGCACTCTTTTGACTGGTGTTTGCCCGAAGGTGAAGAGCATGACCTTTCTGAAAAATTTGGCATTACGctaagtaaaaaaaaagctCTCGTTGCAATCCCATCTCAAAGGTTGCCCGATGTGAGTCTATATTTATAA